In the Pogona vitticeps strain Pit_001003342236 chromosome 2, PviZW2.1, whole genome shotgun sequence genome, TCTTAACCTTACTATGGTTTCTGATTTGCCCTGGTTCAGTGTAGGATACGGTATGATGTACTGTTTGCTCTTTCTTATAGTTGTAATACTATTCCATCCTCTGCTTTCAGGTCCCATTTGTACTGGCCTTCCTGAGAACATATATTTTGATACCTTCTGTTTATTTGCACAATTTCGGTGTTTAACTCAGACATTCTACACCAAGGTGAGGGGCAAAAGATTTCGCAAGTCATCAGGCTACTGCACAAATTGAGGCTGGGAACATTTTGCTACTTTCTTGAGAAAGCTGGGAGAACATGACCTAGATAAAACTAGAGGGAGTGAAAAATTGATTCCCCCTTCTTAATTATATGCAGTTATGATATAGTTATGGGCCCCTCAGAATTCCCCACTTCCTGCCAAAATTCCTACACTGCAGGAAGGTCCATTCAAATTAACAACTACAGCCAGGACATTATCTGAGCTGAACACTTGTCTAGAACTGAAACACCATTGGAACAAGAATGCAAGCAAGGAGTAGTGGAAGGGAAGGCAGGCACAGATGCCGGGAACAAACGAAGGCCCCATTCCTACCAGAACAAACCCTGGGTGTTGCCTAGATAAGAAGGGCTCTCAGTGGGCAGCTTGAGGGGCAGAGTCAAGCTGAGTCTGAAAGAACAATGCCATCTTATTCTTTCTCCATTTTGAGGTCATTGAGTGGCTCACCACGAGGGGCACCAGTGCATAGACTGGGAGAGTTCTCAACTAACAAGGCATTCAGGAATCATGGTGCTACCAAAATTATGGGCGGAATAACGGATTGCTCCTGTAGTAGTTCTGGACTGATGGTCCGCTGATTCCATAAATAGTAGCAGTGCAGTAAGAGAATGGCTGGGTTGAccgccttttttggggggaataaCCTGATTATTCAAACTCTTgacagtgtttgtttttttaaagcatgagaTGAGGAAAAGAGTCAGGAAAGGAAATGGAATTCTTTACACAAAACAGTTTAGTCATATTCcctcaatttccccccttttcctcttggaTAGCGAGTCGTATGCCCTAACCCGCTGCCTGTGGAAGAGATCATAATCTCCTCTCCTGCTCCAAGTACGAAGCCCGGCCCGGCCCCAACTGAGATTTCCCTGTCTCCCGAGATCCGTCTCCGCTCCAACGTGGATGCCATTTTGAAATATGCCTTTGCAGTCTCAGGCGAGGAACCTATCCCCAGGATCCATTTTCCATCTCCAGACAGTAACTGGGGGACACTCCAGAGCCCCACAGAGGATGAGCATGCCGAGCACTTACACGTTGTGGTCTCTACTGAAGAACCCACTACAGACATCAAAGCTACAGAGGGGCTCACAGACCAAAAGCTGCACCAAAGCATCCACCGTCTGATTAGCAAGGCATTTTCACTGGAGCAGGCCCTCAATTCAAAGGACTTGCCTGATACCAAGGACATCAAAATAGATCTGAATTACCAGGAAACAACTGCAGAGAACAGTCCCAATGGCAGGTAAGGACAAAGCTCAGCTGGGAGTCCAGCAGAATAACTGACACCGTCTTCCCTGATATATGTCTCTCTCACAGCTAGTGTGCAGTTTCCTGACCTACACAGACAGTCTCGTTCCTAGGTTGGTGAGTGCTGGCAGCAGAAAGAGAGGTTTAATTGGTATCAACTCTCCAGATTAAAATGATTATTGGCTGAATAAACATAATAATGATTGTGCAATTGTGATTGGCTGAATAAAGGTGATGGCAAgccatttgtaaaaaaaatccctcacagAGGGGAGGAGTGCGATGTTCCAGCCTTTGCACTAATTTTCACACTAGCTGGGTTACACACTCCTCAGAAGATTGCAGGCATAACTCAGACaccttttaataaataaattcctagACGTCGCTCCTTAGTGCCATGTGAATGATCAACATTAAAACAATAGTAAGATCTAAATATATTTCCTTTGTGTTCAAAATAATCATGTTATGCACTCTCAGCCATTCTGACATTCACTTTTAAACCACTATTGACAGACTTTGCTTCATAAATTCTATCACAGGCTACCACTAACTTTCAGACTTCTAAATCCCTTCAACTCTAACTTTTCTATCTCCCTCTCTCACCTGCCATCTCTCAACTTAACTCTCACCAGACCCTCCCAGACAGCAACATTTCAACCATTCTACCAAATCAACATTCATTTCTGCCTAGGATCATCCACAACCTAAACACCCAAATGTGTTTCTATAGATATCTAATATAATTTGTTTGTATATAAATGTACACAGAGAGGCTTGAAATGGACAGAATTGCCACAAGGAGCACAGTGCTGAGGAAATTATGGTCCTCTAGATACTGATGGACTCCAATCTCCATTAGCTCTAGCCAACCTGGTTAACAGTGAGAAGTCATGGGTTTACTGGTTCATTCACATCTGGAGGATGTTTACCTCATGTTTGATCAACATCATGTTTCCCAGCCCTTCTTTTGATCTTGGAGTATGAGATCTCATGCTACCATTATTCTCCACTCTCACTTGATCCTCCAGATTGAAATGACAAAATCAAAATGGACCTCCTTATCAGCCTCCTATAATTTGCTCCTTTTCTTGTCTTCCTTGTTTTAGTAGCATCTTTGCTCTTGACAACGATGGAGCTCTGGTGGTTCTGTGTTATTCGGTGCTGCAAGACATTTGCATATCCTCAGCTGTTAGCAAAGCCTGGAAGCAAATGGAGGACAAAACTCTTGGCTTTGGTGATTTGGTAAGCCTCAGCGAATGCCATCAGCAGTCCAGCCCTTGATATCTCCAGAACCTTCCCCGATTGATACCTGTGCCACTTTGTATAATATTCACTAAGGACAGAAAAGGAACCGTTGGGGAAAGTCTACTTTGGGGTCCAATCCTGGAACAGGAAACATCAATAACATTGACAAATACAGTAGTATGTTGGGAAAAACCAGTGCCCATTTCAGACCTAACAATGTCTTGCTGGAAACCTTAGGGTGGCCAGAAGCACATTGTTCCAGAAACTGGAGCTGGCCCTTCTCACCACTTCATCACTTTCCAGGTATGTGATAACTTTGGACGCCACCATGAAGATCTTTGCTCTCAGTGTGCTTTCTGCTCTTTGAAGACTGAGCAGTGTGCAGGGGCCGTCAACCTGAAACGGGTCCACTGTGATAACGGCACGTTCACAGACTACCTCAATCCTGGGATCTTGGCCCAACACCAGGCGATGGTCACCAAGGTAGGGTAAAGTTTAAGTTATTGAATTACTGGAGAAATATCCATTTGTGGACGAAGTCCCCTTTTGTCACATCCTCCCTGCGTTTTTTTTTTATCACTAGGTCTCCCCAGACTTAACAGAGTTTTATGGGCTTGAGATGTATGAAGGCTTACAGGCCAAGTATTGGTGTGATCGCCTGGCTACTCATGGTTGTGATGACTTTCGTGTAGCTCTCTGGTTGCAGTCAGAATATTCTTTATTTCATAGAGGAGACTTTCCAGACAAGGTGAGGACTGAgaaagtccctgccctttgttcTATGTTCAATTGTTCTTTTCATTCCCCTCCTCAACTTCTGCACATTACTTCATTCCTTCCAGATCTGTGACTCAGAAAAAGTTCAGCATCCTACTTATTGTTCATTCAAGAGCAGCCAGTGTCGGGAGTACAGCCTCAATAAAAAGAAGGTGAGGAATAGATCCTTTTTTCCCCAGGAGCCCCATAGCTTTTCAATAgggatgtaccgtatttttccgtttataagatgaactgatgtataagacaaccaccacttttctaactcctaattagaaaatttgatcgctgctttcctcGCCACTTCCTAAACCCGGGGCTTagcaaagggaagggaaaggcagggatcaaaaGGCTGCACAGACACTGAGCCCGCAACCAGGGGCGGAGGCaggaggcggagactgaggcaaagaagcagccggaCTCAGccacctctcgctgctgcccattggctgctgctgccactgccacccaatCACAAGGAGACAATGGTTGGAGGGGGTGATCgggaggcggcggcagcagtcaatgggcagccgtgagaGGCGGCTGACtccagctgcttctttgcctcagtctccgccttctcctgctgccttctgtgtataaaacgaccctcaattctccctctaattgttttaggaaaaagtgccgttttatacatggaaaaaatacagtaagtcctTGCTTGTTCCATCCTCACAGGCCAGGATGAACAACTGCAAAATTATCCTCACACCACCACAAGAGCAAGgtatttagtagtagtagtagtagtagtagtagtagtagtagtagtagtagtagtagtagtagtagaagaagaagaagaagaagaagaagaagaagaagaagaagaagaagaagaagaagaagaagaagaagaagaacaacaacaacaacaacaacaacaacaacaacaacaacaacaacaacaacaacaacaacaacaacaacaacaacaacaactgcagaactggaagggaccgtatggatcattgagaccagcccctgtcagggaggcaccatggggaatcaaacccacAACTcctggttctgtagccagatgcctaaaccactgagctatccatttcATTGCATTATCATGAAGAAAATGAGAACAGGAATGAAAAGGATGAGAATGAAAAGGATTTGCTGCAGAAACTGAGCAAAATTGCACAAAATAATACCTTAAACAATGCTTTCATGCAAATAATACAACTTGGGCAAAATGATATTCATTGCTGCCTTCCTTATTGCATGGAATCAGAAGCATCAAAGGAGttctttgctattttttaaactactgtattAGAACCATTCTTCTGTGCTtgctggttgtgtgtgtgtgtgtatgcatgtgtgctttacttctttaaaaagaaaggatgTTGGTTTTGCGTACTTTGCACAAATCATGGAGACCTTGATGAGAAATGCTGGTGTTCTTTGTCTCATACTCACCTGGAATATGTCATAGGTCTTGGAGTTTCCTTGTTGAGGGGTCTTGTCAAGGCAAGACCGCCTCAACTGAATGATGAAATGAACTGAGAAATGTTATCCAGCATTATTTGCCTATCTACTCTTTGGTAACCCTTTCATAAGCAAGAGGCCATCTGCCTGACCATGGAAATGGAATTCACTAATTCCATTCGTCACTATTTCATTCTGGGCTCCTCTTCAAAATTCAAACAGAAAATGGTGGGGGGAAATCTGACAATACCCATTCCCACTCAGAAGTCCCCACTTTACTCAAAAATAAATCCTATCCAGCAAGCAATAAATACTGCTTCTGTCTGTGCAACACTCCCTTTAAGACAGAGGCGGGAATTAGGTTGTCCTTGAGTAGTCTATCGGTGTGGATCCTGGCCCTCTCagactttttaaaaggggggggggcttcagaaATGATAaactggccaaaatcccattgcttcaTGTAACAAGTCACAACTGGTAGGTCCATTGACTCATTGcagatttagtgaatcaactcttccgtaaattccattgattcaaatgggcctagtataactgtgacttactatagcatagtaagtcacagttggggttggtccatttgaatcagtagaacctATAGAGGAAGTTGActgaccaaatctccattgattcaatagacctactctagtgcaatttactgtgctaaagaacaggattttggccactgtctccCTGAAACCAATGAGCATTACAATTCTAGATTAGAACAAAAAACATTCCCCACATTGTTTGGGTTCCAAACATACAGTTTTTGAAAAACTGGAAGGTCATTTTTAGCTTCTACAGACGAGGCTGGTGTGGCCTTACAGAGTTGTGTGCATTCCCCAAATATATGATTGCTCCCCATCCATGCTCTGAgtaatagctttaaaaaaagagattgatTGGTTACTTTGTGTTAATTCATGATGATCCTACGGCTAAACTGACCTGTGATCCATTGCTTTTCTAGGGTTGGCGACTTTAATAATTGATTTTTGCTTTGTAGCCAAAATATTTACCCCtgcattttttattaattaatctaccaattcatttattttacagtcatttaTCCTATTTTAAGAATATATTCCTCCACTGTGTCTCACCAAAGGAGAGAGTCAAACAGCAATAAAACAACAGCTAGACACAGTATCAAACAGATTAAAAAGATATTAGCCAAAATCTAATGTAAGAGCCAGCCGGAAGAATAAAATCAATCATTAAAGGCCTGAACGAACAAAAGGCACCTTTATGAACACGGGAAGCATTTCGTTTGCCACTTTGACAGACAGGGC is a window encoding:
- the ACRBP gene encoding acrosin-binding protein isoform X2, with the translated sequence MAPPTMRSLHSNSNSSCPCWPLKWGGMLVGSGVAWSEPGRMAGLRLTSPTWSLVVGFSVFLAQLIPKTLSVTPGSPLSEEEYDAFFSSLKPAWKASQVCQIRHNKGCSDPKIVKLDLLENHGQIPEGPICTGLPENIYFDTFCLFAQFRCLTQTFYTKRVVCPNPLPVEEIIISSPAPSTKPGPAPTEISLSPEIRLRSNVDAILKYAFAVSGEEPIPRIHFPSPDSNWGTLQSPTEDEHAEHLHVVVSTEEPTTDIKATEGLTDQKLHQSIHRLISKAFSLEQALNSKDLPDTKDIKIDLNYQETTAENSPNGSSIFALDNDGALVVLCYSVLQDICISSAVSKAWKQMEDKTLGFGDLVCDNFGRHHEDLCSQCAFCSLKTEQCAGAVNLKRVHCDNGTFTDYLNPGILAQHQAMVTKVSPDLTEFYGLEMYEGLQAKYWCDRLATHGCDDFRVALWLQSEYSLFHRGDFPDKICDSEKVQHPTYCSFKSSQCREYSLNKKKVMRIGCLKTGAYHVLSKEEGKDEVMLWKEKFLSFSEG
- the ACRBP gene encoding acrosin-binding protein isoform X3; this translates as MAPPTMRSLHSNSNSSCPCWPLKWGGMLVGSGVAWSEPGRMAGLRLTSPTWSLVVGFSVFLAQLIPKTLSVTPGSPLSEEEYDAFFSSLKPAWKASQVCQIRHNKGCSDPKIVKLDLLENHGQIPEGPICTGLPENIYFDTFCLFAQFRCLTQTFYTKRVVCPNPLPVEEIIISSPAPSTKPGPAPTEISLSPEIRLRSNVDAILKYAFAVSGEEPIPRIHFPSPDSNWGTLQSPTEDEHAEHLHVVVSTEEPTTDIKATEGLTDQKLHQSIHRLISKAFSLEQALNSKDLPDTKDIKIDLNYQETTAENSPNGSSIFALDNDGALVVLCYSVLQDICISSAVSKAWKQMEDKTLGFGDLVCDNFGRHHEDLCSQCAFCSLKTEQCAGAVNLKRVHCDNGTFTDYLNPGILAQHQAMVTKVSPDLTEFYGLEMYEGLQAKYWCDRLATHGCDDFRVALWLQSEYSLFHRGDFPDKVMRIGCLKTGAYHVLSKEEGKDEVMLWKEKFLSFSEG
- the ACRBP gene encoding acrosin-binding protein isoform X1, with amino-acid sequence MAPPTMRSLHSNSNSSCPCWPLKWGGMLVGSGVAWSEPGRMAGLRLTSPTWSLVVGFSVFLAQLIPKTLSVTPGSPLSEEEYDAFFSSLKPAWKASQVCQIRHNKGCSDPKIVKLDLLENHGQIPEGPICTGLPENIYFDTFCLFAQFRCLTQTFYTKRVVCPNPLPVEEIIISSPAPSTKPGPAPTEISLSPEIRLRSNVDAILKYAFAVSGEEPIPRIHFPSPDSNWGTLQSPTEDEHAEHLHVVVSTEEPTTDIKATEGLTDQKLHQSIHRLISKAFSLEQALNSKDLPDTKDIKIDLNYQETTAENSPNGSSIFALDNDGALVVLCYSVLQDICISSAVSKAWKQMEDKTLGFGDLVCDNFGRHHEDLCSQCAFCSLKTEQCAGAVNLKRVHCDNGTFTDYLNPGILAQHQAMVTKVSPDLTEFYGLEMYEGLQAKYWCDRLATHGCDDFRVALWLQSEYSLFHRGDFPDKICDSEKVQHPTYCSFKSSQCREYSLNKKKARMNNCKIILTPPQEQGDANWLSKNGRLPCAKQGGRERRSDALERKILELF